The following proteins are co-located in the Scomber scombrus chromosome 2, fScoSco1.1, whole genome shotgun sequence genome:
- the ten1 gene encoding CST complex subunit TEN1 yields MLPAAAVLYFPWEVKSGAVQEGASVRTFGRLVSYQPEESRATLSAQHASKEHHVVVRTSFVEPFNPIVGAQYVVLGEKENTDGDDVMVRARVLNCVDGVNIALLQKAINEQRSFFMERDCKQDNAAQSADAT; encoded by the exons ATGCTTCCCGCAGCTGCAGTGCTTTATTTCCCATGGGAGGTGAAATCTGGAGCAGTGCAGGAGGGAGCATCAGTGAGAACTTTTGGCAG ACTTGTCAGCTATCAGCCTGAGGAGTCCAGGGCTACACTGTCAGCTCAGCATGCTTCGAAAGAGCACCATGTGGTTGTCCGCACCTCGTTTGTGGAGCCCTTTAACCCAATAGTTGGGGCCCAGTATGTTGTTCTGGGTGAGAAAGAAAATACTGATG GGGATGACGTGATGGTTCGGGCCCGTGTGCTCAACTGTGTCGATGGTGTAAACATCGCTCTTCTACAGAAAGCCATTAATGAGCAAAGGAGCTTCTTCATGGAGAGGGACTGCAAACAGGATAATGCTGCACAATCTGCAGATGCAACCTGA
- the evpla gene encoding envoplakin a, whose product MFKKKDSKEGSLKVSGKINKSQASSLALLIAQMQKNADQVEKDILRAEEMLAVDAENEKKDLTLQYQADISSKLGEAEGLLQNLFLDVGKAKKLKHPQAREIESDVIHLHERWLKDCAFYRDIFEQIDDVSLMPRIDWAPVLNQKQKEVSTEEYGPTMADLEKQIAAHNILHKEIEAYSSQLCVSSAGSKEKYTAFKKQYNNLLDNSKWRRHYLSSLYEYMQGCNKEVAFLEEEQDKIRKQDWSDHMVDPPDVRRQYENFKNNNLLSHESEVNKLQDEGDRLVELKHPASPTIQAQRDLVRNEWQKFLNFCICQETHLDNVEEFKKYQMDTEQLSETLTKLNNGLDPKSIGKKSNSEILLQLEAEEKAVQNSEQLLADLRRRSTSIAPLKLRRITPNRPITVEALCDSESDKASLSRGEKFTLKSNSDTENWDVTSTDGATMTFPGACFQIPPPDPEAIDKVDLLGSELEEIKKKRAALAASLKNHKSDVSRTQQSAPVSSAPPDPKVTAVAQQLDKLDNDLVNSEEAMLSRLRAPLSRTDPAGDLADRLKKQEQAAKDLEALEKQKLAAQSDLQPLLSKDPSDTSSALALKLSTANNKHDSIAALADLYTKKANASLNLENQIKKVDGLVSGFEEKLSQDGPILDVPNAVQDRAEDIQSQKKSVVAAENNMKKLSQDLETTEQLCSSLQQGHQEYCPDIQRQRTEVKQLQTRYANVANQVKDRENILQETATKNQEFQSSSKSLNTFLDNLPKKQINLNDDLSQVTDKQSSQERVMDDLKRKGDDMDRVVDLSQDLQNLLNEYETNVDKYNSMQDDAGATDAKKPHMLTLADAVQKEEKDLVNRYAESTAENNQRQKQMSLAKNLISQNEEKVQMVEQQQVQLESQPRSSFELDSLLKELDEEKERTTHTETELKTFKERMLSLKSRRGVERLEEKEVLQYYRDPKLESHLADFQNKLHEEALKHSTTQGEIEVVTQKITTLEDTLKNTTPKLVTREVTEFEKDPQLDVEAAKLIDEIERMKDEIRVRDKEQVQMETEVTILQQKKPPIKEKVVKKEVVKVEQDPQMLKAVKTFETEISDETNKSKLLNDEIFQTRSQINALERLIPNIQPKVITKEVKKIEQDPDLINESKKIQSSVENEMTENDSLSKELMELHSRYRDVQDLKPKVEVKEIVNEIYRIDPTTEMEIMRLRKDIQDSNKQCSDLEREITQVTSEVKTLQSEKPKVELKEVLQEVVKEERSPENEREIQRLNDQVNHLNTTYNSLQDQVRLLRQDRDELKAEKSKIETQLVTRDVIKYEPDPLLEKEADRLRRDVREEAQVRRTMEEMVFDLQNKNILLERQKPEEKVVVQEVVRLQKDPRQIVEHEKLGKNLDEEVMTRRQLELDLQQLRSTVEDKERTLRESDEHQKKVQAESELREIKLRMTQLENAPPPVEESIVVEEVLKVERDPKLERLTNSARSDMDKETNNILRLQRDIRNTNAKIEILQKEKSGEKTVYKEIIRVEKDQAVEAERDRLREQVSQNKFARQDLEDEIRRLNDKINLLTSTKSSTSKEETSLISNRDALQRERDNLTCELKTLESEKHDTSLSFQQQSKLMSERTQKSRQKSIKMDSDVQRLEKEILNEKDKIHLRDSNIRDLQQNLKKEEHAETRTKETNVSTKITILDPDTGKDMSPYDAYLQGLIDREQYIHLQELECDWEEITSMGPDGETSVLQDCKSGKQYPIKDALKKGRLAQYDLQRYKQGKMPISEFALLVAGEDKKQPQFNSITPKSATPVNSALPNLSSVTENYPVAGIMDTNTGTCFTIRSAAIRKLIDPTTAQRLLEAQAATGGIIDVNTKERHAVHKAAPRGLIDDSQIQRLLNAQKAFVGIEDPMTKEHLSVGEAVQKGWMPKETALRYMEAQHLTGGLVDPNTGRRVSIMDAIGSKMIDSAMMRELQAETTYIKDIVDPLTKEKINYKQALNRCKKDPISGLPMLPAPSKESSYAPTYNSHRYARF is encoded by the exons GTCCCAAGCCAGTAGCTTGGCCTTGCTGATCGCCCAGATGCAAAAGAATGCTGACCAGGTGGAGAAAGACATCCTCCGGGCAGAGGAGATGCTGGCTGTG GATGCtgaaaatgagaagaaagaCCTCACCTTACAGTATCAGGCTGATATCTCAAGCAAGCTGGGCGAGGCTGAGGGCCTGCTGCAGAACCTATTCCTGGACGTAGGCAAAGCCAAGAAGCTCAAACACCCACAGGCcagagagatagagagcga TGTCATTCACCTTCATGAGCGCTGGTTGAAGGATTGCGCCTTCTACCGAGACATCTTTGAGCAGATTGACGACGTGTCACTGATGCCCAGAATTGACTGGGCACCTGTTTTGAACCAGAAACAA AAAGAGGTGAGCACTGAGGAGTATGGCCCCACCATGGCAGACCTGGAGAAGCAGATCGCCGCTCACAATATCCTGCACAAAGAGATTGAGGCGTACAGCTCCCAGCTCTGCGTTAGCTCTGCTGGAAGCAAG GAGAAATATACAGCCTTCAAGAAACAGTACAACAATCTACTG GACAACTCCAAGTGGCGTCGCCACTACCTGAGCAGCCTGTACGAATACATGCAGGGCTGCAACAAGGAAGTGGCCTTCCTGGAAGAAGAGCAGGATAAGATCAGGAAACAGGACTGGAGTGACCATATGGTGGATCCACCTGATGTTCGCAGGCAGTATGAG AACTTCAAGAACAACAATCTGCTGTCACACGAGAGCGAGGTGAACAAACTCCAGGATGAAGGAGACAGGCTTGTTGAGTTGAAGCATCCTGCCAGTCCAACAATACAG GCTCAGAGAGATCTTGTACGAAATGAGTGGCAGAAATTCCTAAATTTCTGCATTTGTCAAGAGACGCACCTGGACAATGTGGAGGAATTCAAAAAG TACCAAATGGACACTGAGCAACTGTCAGAGACGCTGACCAAACTCAACAATGGCCTGGACCCCAAGTCTATTGGCAAGAAGAGCAACTCAGAGATACTGCTGCAGCTTGAG GCGGAGGAGAAGGCCGTACAGAACAGTGAGCAGCTGCTGGCGGACCTGAGGAGGCGCAGCACCAGCATAGCTCCTCTGAAGCTACGCCGCATCACCCCCAACAGACCCATCACAGTGGAAGCCCTATGTGACTCGGAGTCCGACAAG GCATCTCTGTCGAGAGGGGAGAAGTTCACCTTGAAATCTAACTCAGACACTGAAAACTGGGATGTTACTTCAACCGATGGGGCAACTATGACCTTCCCAGGAGCATGTTTCCAGATCCCACCACCTGATCCAGAGGCCATTGACAAAGTGGACCT TTTGGGTAGTGAACTGGAAGAGATCAAGAAGAAGAGAGCTGCTCTGGCAGCGTCCCTGAAGAATCACAAATCAGACGTGTCCAGGACCCAGCAATCAG CCCCAGTGTCTTCTGCCCCACCGGACCCCAAAGTGACAGCGGTTGCTCAGCAGCTGGACAAGTTGGACAACGACCTGGTCAACTCTGAGGAGGCCATGCTGAGCCGCCTGCGGGCCCCACTGAGCCGCACTGACCCGGCCGGAGATCTGGCCGACAGGCTGAAGAAGCAGGAG CAAGCTGCCAAGGACCTGGAGGCTCTAGAGAAACAGAAGCTTGCAGCTCAGTCTGACCTGCAGCCCCTGCTGTCAAAAGATCCCAGTGATACCTCCTCTGCATTGGCATTGAAACTCAGCACTGCCAACAACAAGCATGACAGCATTGCTGCACTTGCTGACCTCTACACCAAGAA AGCAAATGCATCTCTCAACCTTGAGAATCAGATAAAGAAGGTGGATGGCCTCGTCTCTGGGTTTGAGGAGAAGTTGAGTCAGGACGGTCCAATCCTTGATGTGCCAAATGCAGTCCAAGATCGTGCTGAGGACATTCAG TCCCAGAAAAAATCTGTGGTGGCGGCTGAGAACAACATGAAGAAACTGAGTCAGGATCTGGAGACCACAGAGCAGCTGTGCAGCTCTCTGCAGCAGGGCCACCAAGAGTACTGCCCCGACATCCAGCGCCAGAGAACAGAGGTCAAACAGCTGCAGACCCGCTATGCAAATGTTGCCAATCAGGTGAAGGACAG GGAAAACATCTTACAAGAAACTGCAACCAAGAACCAGGAGTTCCAAAGTTCGTCCAAATCCCTGAATACCTTCCTTGACAACCTGCCGAAAAAACAGATAAACCTCAACGATGATCTGTCTCAGGTCACTGACAAGCAGAGCTCACAGGAG AGGGTGATGGATGACCTGAAGAGGAAGGGAGATGATATGGACAGAGTGGTGGACCTGTCTCAAGACCTCCAGAATCTACTCAAT GAGTATGAGACCAACGTTGATAAATACAACAGTATGCAAGACGATGCTGGCGCCACTGATGCAAAGAAACCTCATATGCTCACACTTGCTGATGCAGTTCAGAAAGAG GAAAAAGATCTGGTCAACCGTTACGCTGAATCAACAGCTGAAAACAACCAACGCCAAAAGCAGATGAGCTTGGCTAAGAATCTCATTTCACAA AATGAAGAGAAAGTTCAGATGGTGGAACAACAACAGGTGCAGCTTGAAAGCCAGCCGAGGAGTAGTTTTGAGCTTGACAGTCTGTTAAAAGAGCTggatgaagagaaggagagaacaACTCATACCGAAACAGAGCTGAAAACCTTCAAAGAAAGGATGCTGTCACTGAAGAGCAGAAGAGGAGTGGAGCGCCTTGAGGAAAAAGAAGTCCTGCAGTACTACCGTGACCCAAAACTGGAGAGTCATTTGGCTGATTTTCAGAACAAACTGCATGAAGAGGCCCTGAAGCATAGCACCACCCAGGGTGAGATTGAAGTTGTTACCCAGAAAATTACTACCCTGGAGGACACCCTTAAAAATACAACACCCAAACTGGTGACCAGAGAAGTGACAGAGTTTGAAAAAGATCCTCAACTGGATGTGGAGGCTGCCAAGCTGATAGATGAAATAGAGAGGATGAAAGATGAAATTCGAGTGCGAGATAAGGAGCAGGTTCAGATGGAGACAGAAGTCACAATTCTCCAGCAAAAAAAGCCACCTATTAAAGAGAAGGTGGTTAAGAAGGAAGTGGTGAAAGTGGAACAGGACCCACAGATGCTGAAAGCAGTGAAAACGTTTGAGACAGAAATTTCTGATGAGACCAACAAGAGCAAGCTCCTCAATGATGAAATCTTCCAGACAAGGAGCCAGATTAATGCACTTGAGAGGCTGATTCCTAACATTCAGCCAAAGGTCATCACTAAGGAGGTGAAAAAGATTGAACAAGACCCTGACCTTATTAATGAATCAAAGAAGATTCAATCAAGTGTGGAGAATGAGATGACTGAAAATGACTCTTTGTCCAAAGAGCTGATGGAGCTTCACAGTCGCTACAGAGATGTTCAAGACTTGAAACCAAAAGTTGAGGTGAAGGAAATAGTTAATGAGATCTACCGTATAGATCCGACTACAGAGATGGAGATAATGCGACTAAGGAAAGACATACAAGACTCCAACAAGCAGTGTTCTGATCTGGAGAGGGAGATCACCCAGGTCACATCTGAAGTGAAAACCCTTCAGTCTGAGAAGCCCAAGGTGGAGTTGAAAGAAGTTCTCCAAGAGGTGGTTAAGGAGGAAAGAAGCCctgaaaatgagagagagattCAAAGGCTAAATGATCAGGTGAACCATTTAAACACCACTTACAACTCCCTCCAAGACCAGGTGAGACTTCTAAGGCAAGACAGAGATGAATTGAAGGCTGAAAAGTCCAAGATAGAGACCCAACTCGTCACCAGAGACGTCATCAAGTATGAACCTGATCCTCTATTGGAGAAAGAAGCTGACCGCTTGAGAAGAGATGTGCGTGAGGAGGCACAGGTGCGGCGCACTATGGAAGAGATGGTGTTTgacctgcaaaacaaaaacatcctgTTGGAGCGACAGAAACCTGAGGAGAAAGTGGTTGTGCAGGAGGTTGTACGTTTACAGAAGGACCCAAGACAGATAGTCGAGCATGAGAAACTCGGCAAGAACCTAGATGAAGAAGTAATGACGAGGCGTCAGCTGGAGCTGGACCTGCAGCAGCTAAGATCAACAGTGGAAGACAAAGAGAGGACCCTCAGAGAAAGTGACGAGCACCAAAAGAAAGTTCAAGCAGAGTCTGAACTCAGAGAGATCAAACTGCGCATGACACAGCTGGAAAATGCCCCACCACCTGTTGAGGAAAGTATTGTTGTAGAGGAGGTACTGAAGGTTGAGAGAGACCCCAAACTGGAGAGGTTGACAAACAGTGCGCGGTCAGACATGGACAAGGAAACCAACAATATCCTGCGTCTCCAGAGAGACATCCGTAACACCAATGCCAAGATTGAGATCCTACAGAAAGAGAAGTCTGGTGAGAAGACGGTGTACAAAGAGATTATCCGTGTAGAGAAAGATCAGGCTGTCGAAGCAGAGAGGGATCGCCTGAGGGAGCAGGTATCTCAAAATAAATTTGCCAGGCAAGACTTGGAGGATGAAATCAGACGTCTCAATGATAAAATCAACCTCCTGACAAGCACCAAGTCCAGCACTTCAAAAGAAGAGACTTCTCTCATTTCGAACAGAGATGCCTtacagagggagagggacaACCTCACTTGTGAGCTCAAGACACTGGAGTCTGAGAAACATGACACCAGCCTGTCGTTCCAGCAGCAGAGCAAGTTGATGAGTGAGAGGACACAGAAGAGCAGGCAGAAGAGCATTAAGATGGACTCTGATGTCCAGCGTTTGGAGAAGGAGATCCtgaatgaaaaagacaaaatccaCCTGCGAGACAGCAACATTCGAGACCTTCAGCAGAATCTGAAGAAAGAGGAGCATGCCGAGACAAGGACCAAAGAGACCAATGTCTCCACCAAAATCACCATTCTTGATCCAGATACAGGCAAAGATATGTCTCCTTATGATGCCTACCTGCAGGGCCTGATTGACCGTGAACAGTACATTCATCTACAGGAGCTGGAGTGTGACTGGGAGGAAATTACTTCCATGGGGCCTGATGGGGAGACATCTGTACTGCAGGATTGCAAGAGTGGCAAGCAGTACCCTATTAAAGACGCCCTAAAGAAAGGCAGGCTGGCACAGTATGATTTACAAAGGTACAAACAAGGCAAAATGCCCATCTCAGAGTTTGCCTTGCTGGTTGCTGGTGAAGACAAGAAACAGCCCCAGTTCAACTCAATCACCCCAAAGTCTGCCACGCCAGTGAATTCAGCCCTTCCTAACCTCTCCTCTGTGACAGAAAACTACCCAGTCGCTGGAATAATGGATACAAACACTGGCACCTGCTTCACAATACGCAGTGCCGCCATTCGCAAACTGATCGACCCCACCACCGCGCAAAGGCTTCTGGAGGCGCAGGCAGCAACAGGTGGCATCATCGATGTCAACACCAAAGAGAGACACGCGGTTCACAAGGCAGCACCCAGAGGCCTCATTGACGACAGTCAAATCCAGAGGCTACTCAATGCACAAAAGGCCTTTGTTGGCATTGAAGACCCCATGACCAAAGAGCATTTGTCTGTGGGAGAGGCTGTCCAGAAAGGCTGGATGCCAAAGGAAACTGCCCTTCGCTACATGGAGGCACAGCACCTGACCGGAGGGCTGGTCGATCCCAACACTGGCCGCAGGGTAAGCATCATGGATGCCATCGGGTCCAAAATGATCGACAGTGCCATGATGAGGGAGTTGCAGGCTGAGACAACCTACATCAAGGATATTGTAGACCCTCTCACAAAGGAGAAGATTAACTACAAACAAGCTCTGAATCGCTGTAAGAAAGACCCAATATCAGGCTTACCAATGCTGCCAGCCCCCTCCAAAGAGTCCAGCTACGCTCCAACTTACAACTCTCATAGATATGCAAGATTCTAG